The DNA window GCTTTATTTTTCGCAAAATTTCAGGCGCCGTCTCACTTCAGGTCTGGTTTCGACAAGCCTTTTCAAAGCCATCTCGAAGGTTTCGTCTGGCGCCAATTCTTTTTCGATAAACACGCCTGTTCTGCCTATTTTATCTCTTCGTAGAAGTGCACGCACACGGTCCAACACGGTCTCTAAAGAAATTCTTAAAAGTTTAGCTATTTCCTCCTCTCGTCCATTAT is part of the Candidatus Bathyarchaeota archaeon genome and encodes:
- a CDS encoding DNA polymerase subunit beta: NGREEEIAKLLRISLETVLDRVRALLRRDKIGRTGVFIEKELAPDETFEMALKRLVETRPEVRRRLKFCEK